A stretch of DNA from Ranitomeya variabilis isolate aRanVar5 chromosome 1, aRanVar5.hap1, whole genome shotgun sequence:
aaaaatcccaggatgaccagccaacacagaacaatgaacctcagaaatcactttactagtccatctgtcaggaacaaacagtttccccactggacagcggtcaggtttatcagcctgaaattcctgaagaacccatcataaatcaggggagatggcagaaagaatcaccccttccttcagaatgccgaccggctcaaggaccccaggagaatcaggcaaaaagctcctagagagagcatcagccttaacattcttagaacccggaagatacgagaccacaaaatcaaaacgggagaaaaacagggaccatcgggcctgtctaggattcagcggtttggcagactcgaggtaaatcagattcttatgatcggtcaagaccacaatacggtgcttggcccccttgagccaatgtcgccactcctcaaatgcccacttcatagccaacaactcatgactGCCGACATCGTAATTGCGTTCCGCAgtggaaaactttcgagaaaagaaggcacacggtttcatcaaggaaccatcagaattcctctgagacaaaacggcccctgcgccaatctcagaagcgtcaacctcaacctgaaaaggaagagaaacatccagctgacgcaacacaggggcagaagtaaatcggcatttaagctcctgaaaggcagaaacatttgcagaggaccaattcgtcacatcagcgcctttcttcgtcaaatttgtcaggggtttaaccacactggagaagttggcaatgaaacggcgataaaaattaacaaagccccaaaatttctgaaggctcttcacggatgtgggctggatccaatcatgaatggcctgaaccttaaccggatccatttctatagatgagggagaaaaaatgaagcccaaaaaagaaatcttctgtactccaaagaggcacttagaccccttcacaaacaaggcattatcacgaaggatctgaaataccatcctgacttgtttcacatgagactcccaatcatctgaaaaaatcaaaatatcatccaaatatacaatcatgaatttatcaagataattccgaaatatatcatgcatgaaggactgaaacacagatggagcattagagagtccgaatggcatcacaagatattcaaaatggccttcgggcgtattaaacgcagttttccattcgtcaccctgcttaatacaaacaagattatatgcccctcgaaggtcaatcttagtaaaccaactagcccccttaatcctagcaaacagatcacaaagcaaaggcaaagggtattggaatttgaccgtgatcttattcaagaggcgataatcaatacagggtctcaaggagccatccttcttggcaacaaaaaaaacccctgctcccaatggtgaagaagatggccgaatatgccccttctccaaagactccttaacatagctccgcatggcggtatgttctggcacagacaggttgaaaagtcggcccttagggaatttacagcctggaatcaagtcaatagcacaatcacagtccctatgcggtggaagggaactggacttgggctcattgaatacatcctggaaatctgacaaaaactcagggatttcagaagagggggaggaggcaattgacatcaaaggaacatcaccatgaaccccctgacaaccccaactagtcacagacatagatttccaatctaataccggattatgcacctgtaaccatgggaaacccagcacaatagcatcatgcaaattatgcaacaccagaaaacgacaatcttcctgatgggctggcgccatgcacatggtcagctgtgtccaaaactgaggtttatttttagccaacggtgcagcatcaatgcccctcaaaggaataggactctgcaaaggctgcaaggggaaaccaaaacatctggcaaattctaagtccattaagtttagagcggcgcctgaatccacaaatgccatggcagaaaatgacgataatgagcagatcagggacacagataacagaaatttaggttgtacagtactgattgtaacagaactagcgattctcttggtacgcttagggcaatcagaaataacatgagcagaatcgccgcagtaaaaacacaacctattctgatgtctgagtccttgtcgttcagctctagacacaatcctatcacactgcataggctcaggactccgctcggaagacaatgccttagtgtgcacaactctgcgctcgcgcaagcgccgatcaatctgaatggccagagacatagaatcactcagaccagcaggcgtggggaaccccaccataacatctttaacggattcagaaagaccctttctgaaaattgccgccaaggcatcctcattccatttagtcagcacagaccattttctaaatttctggcaatatgattctgccgcttcttgaccctgacacagggccaacaaggtattctcagcatgatccactgaattaggttcatcatacaataaaccaagcgcctggaaaaaggtgtctacattaagcaaagccggattcccaggttccagggcaaatgcccaatcctgggggtcaccacgcagcagagatataccaattttaacctgctggatgggatcaccagaggaacggggtttgagagcaaaaaacagtttacagttatttttaaagctcaaaaatttggacctgtccccaaaaaacaaatcaggagttggaattctaggctctaaaaccggagtctgaatgatataatcggaaataccctgtactctagcagcaagttgatccacacgagaagccaatccctgaacatccatgccagcgccaaactcctgagccacccagaggtaaagagggaaaaaaacacaacagactacagaaaaaaaaatggctcagcactttccttcccttcttctgagatgcggttaactcattgttggccagttgtactgttatgatctggtggcctaagagcagcatgagacgtattctggagaaggtggtacctgtactgaccgcagaccctgaacttaacaccgcaaccagaagtagccgtggaatgtacctttcactccctagacatctcgacacagccggaggactaattacccctagagatagaaaagggaaaactatcttgcctcagagaaaatccccaaaagatagacagccccccacaaatattgactgtgagaggagagggaaaaaacatacacagactgaaatcagaatttagcaaaggaggccacttctagctaaatagaaaggataggacagagtactatgcggtcagtattaaaacactagaaaatatccaccacagaaaatacaaaatctccacatctaactaaagatatggagggtatatctgcatctccagagataccagcttggctaaacaaatccttatacagaccaagctggacaagacaaaaacatggaaaagaactgaacaataaggcccacagcatgtggacaacaaaaatcaaggccagaacttatctttgttgaaatgaacagcaaagcaggagagaccaggcagggatgtgaatcctccaggaacaatggacaactggcactgactaaagggtcaagcaagactaaatagcccagtcagaattgcaaaaagtgaacacacctgatgaatgctgcgatccagagacagcagcgctaccacttataaccactggagggggcccaagagcagaattcacaacagactccgttcctaagaatgagcgcctgaaggaccttcgatgacgtcgcggcttgtgattggtcgcgtgagcgctcatgtgactgctcacgcgaccaatcacaagccgcgacgtcatcgaaggtctttcacccctgcattcttaggaacggaggcaccgctaagagcaggggccgccggacgggtgagtatatcaatattttttatttttattatttattttatacatgaatatggatcccagggcctgaaggagagtctcctctcctccagaccctgggaaccatacgcaccgcacacatccgattccgatttccgatatcacaaaagtattggaactcggtatcggaattccgaaaccgcaagtatcagccgatacccgatacttgcggtatcggaatgctcaacactatttacaggTAATTAACCTTTCTGATTATTCTTTGTCTAGCGCATAAATTTCTGTTCTGCAGGAGGGCCTCACGTTTTCACCTACTAAAGCCCTTGATAAATTTTTTTTGGGttaaagatttatttttattttgtcgcAAACTAGTTCTGCAGGTTATCCACCAGAAACCGGAAATTGCAAATAATTTGGACATCACGGAAGAGCAGGCTCTTCGGGATCTCCTGGATCTTCTACATGAAAATAAGGGTGGAGCAGGTAGGATGATCTTTCCCTACGGAAACAAATCTGTATTTTCTCCTTCATTCTCCTTGGTCCCAGCCATTAAGATTTTCTTTGAGCTTGCCAAAAAAGATATAATGCTTCTATCTCCCTCTTCGGGGGTTCCCAGTAACCTCACCCCTAGTGAAAAAAGAGCACTTGTCTCTCTTAAAAATAACAAAGATTTTGTCATCAAGGAGGCGGATAAGGGCGGGAACGTTgttctctggcccatccatctctaTACAACAGAAGTTTATAGACAGCTGAACAACAACACATTTTACAACCAAGCTCCCTTCTGACCCTACGAAGACATTTTTGACCAAATACCTGTCTTTGGTTGGCCAAGCCTTTGACTACGGCATTatcaataaaaatacaaaacaatatctTCAGGTCGAGTTTCCGGTCATCCCCACATTTTATTTACTCCCGATAGTACACAAATGTCTAACTGCACCCCCTGAATGCCCTATAGCGTCCAGCATAGGGAGCTTGTGTGAAAAAGCCAATGTCTATGTAGGCTTTTTCCTACAACCGTTGGCCACTTCCCTACCATCTTACATCAGGGACTCAGCTCACTTTATCAGTACGTGCCGTGATATTGTTTGCCCGGAACAAACACTTCTGGTGACTTGCGATGTTGAATCGCTCTACTCAAATATTAACCATCATGATGGACTACAGGCAGTAAGTTTCTTCCTTAACAAACAGAGCAATTCTGATCGTTTTCATGACTCTTTCTTGATTGATTTACTCAATTTCATTCTAcaccacaattattttttatttgatcgTACTTTTTTTCGGCAGGTAtcgggtgtggccatgggggcgcaATGTGCGCTGGCCTATGCCAAtatctttttaggctggtgggaggaaaccatcgtGTACTGCTCCGATTCCTTCAAAAGACACGTCCAACATTGGCATCGCTTCATTGATGATGTTTTCTTTGTATGGACAGGTACAGAGCAGGAGTGCCTTGACTTTCTTAATGAGTTGAACTGCAATAGTTTAAACATTATCCCCACTCACTCTTTCTCCTCTGATTCAGCGacttttttggacttaaaaatctccATCAGGAACAAAGACCTAGTCACGGATCTTTACCGCAAAGCTACTGTGACGAACAGCCTACTCAGGTTTGACAGCTTTCACCCCCTACATACTAGAAGGGGTATTCCAACTGGCCAATTTTTAAGGGTTCGCCGTAACTGCACTTTGGATGAGGATTTTTAAATTCAATCTAGGGCCCTCACTTCAAGATTCAGGCAGCGGGGCTACCCGAAAAAAATTATCTCTCGCGCTTTTCAAAGGGCCAAGGGACTAAACCAGGACCTACTAATTTCCCCTAGTGATCATCATCAAGACGGGAGTGTCCGATTCATCACGGACTTCAATGACCAATGGAATCGGGTAAGGGACATTCTAGCTTCCCACTGGGACATCCTCACAACAGATACACAAACCTCCCCCTTGGTCACCCCTGCCCTGCTCTGACGGCTAAGAGGGCTCCCAATCTTGGTGACATCTTAACTAGGAGCCACTTCTCACGTCCTCTTACTTGTTTAAATCGTGGTATACAGTTGAGGGGGTCATTCCCTTGCGGGGGATGTAGTGTGTGTCAATATGGCCCTGTTACCAAAGACTTTTTTACTAACCCTCTCGATTCCAAGTCATACCGATTAAGCTCTTACATTAATTGTAAGACGGCTAATGTGATCTATGCTATCATCTGCCCCTGTAACAAGGTGTATGTGGGTCAGACCTCTCAGGAGTTTAGGAAGAGGGCACAGAAATATCTGTCCACAATACACCTGGCAGCATCAGATATAAAAAAGGGCAGGACGGTGTCCCCAATCGCTCTACATTTTCTAACTGACCATGGTGGCTCTTCTGCTCACATTTTGTTTTCTGGTTTACAGAAAATCTATCCCAGTGCCAGAGGTGGAGACCACAGGAAGCGGCTGCTTCAAATTGAATCCCGGTGGATCTTTAACTTACGGAGTCTGTCCCCCACTGGGCTGAATGAAGAGCTTCTTTTCAACAGCTTTTTGGGATGACCCTATCGGATTTATATGCCCACAACTGAGGAACACAGAAAGAGGATGAAGGGACATCGTTTCCTTGGGACTCTTGTAGTCACATTCTTCATTATTTTATGGACGTTTTGTATCTTAAATACTTACGTTCTGTGTGTTCTGGCTTTATTTATTACCCGCTTACTCATTATGCTGACAATAACAATAATATTAATATGTTTCTTCAATTACTTGATCATTAAATTATTGGTTATAGTATGTAATTTGATTTCGCCTTTTCTATTCCTTCTTTCTTTCTGGGGTTTATATCCTTTATCCCCACTGGATCCTTTCCTGTCCCATCCCCTTTCCTGTGTGGGGCTGATTGGTTAACTTGCGCCTGTGCTGTGCCATATTTCTTGTGGGGGCCGACTTGGCTTCATATTTGTCATATTTGCATTGTGCCTTGGTGGGTGTGTTGCCCATAACACTTGAATAGTCCTCTCACACCTGTATCACATTATGGCGCTGTACTCTGCGCCTTGCGCATGCGCTATTAGCACCTGTTCCTCCTGCTGGCTGATCCAGCCCTAAACCCACCACACCGGCACTATTCCGGTATGTAGGTGGACGCGTTCTGCGCTTGCGCGCATCTCTACTACCTGCACTATCTAAGTGCTTAGGAAGACGCGCTTTGCACATGCGCAAGCTTTCGCTTTCCCTTCTGGGCCTGCGCAGTCAAGGACTTGTTCTACCTCCAAGTATTCATCACCTAGGTTCTGCGCATGCGCCTATGGGCGTTCCCCAATGTCACGGTATGTACCTGGGCGCATTTCGCCCACCTGCCGCCGGTTTCTGACTTATTGCCTGACCGCTATTTAAGACTCCCTGACCTTTCCCCAGTTACCTTCCCTGACGAAGCTACTtttagcagcgatacgcgtggggctctccccACACCTCTATGGTCCCGGGACTATTTTCTCCACCTGTCGACCTCCTGACGGCTGACGGCTGATGACTGACGCCACTCATTGGACGATCTAACTGGGTGATTTATCTCTAGCCCTTTGGCTTATTCTTGTGCTATGGGCTTCTACCTCACTGGCACGCATGGGTGTATACACCCTTAAGGGTATCCATATTGCTCAATAAGCTCTAACAATGCTCATATTTGCATATCTCTTTTTTTGCTCTGGTAGCGCTCCTTTCTATTAATAGGCGCCCTTCTCTTTGATATACGCTCTCTTTGGGAGAATTATACTCATCCCTTACTACTTTGGTATAGGCTTATTAGGGCCCCACAGTTAGTATCAGCCTCCTTATTCATATAGGGGCACTCTTTTTCTTATTTGGTTCTCTGGGGACGCCAGGAGATCACTTGTATGTTTATATATTGGTATGTTATGATTTGTCTATATATGAATTGAGCTATGTTCTACCCTTATGTGTGCAGTATCTGTGAAGGTTGACTTTTTGCACCCTAATTCGTCTGTATATACTGTTTTCTACAGCTTCAACAACATATGAGTGGTATTAGTATGCCCTCCGTCATACATTATTGTACCTTGTGTGGTTCTTACATCTCTATTTACTATGGGACCAGTGGTGTGTTAGTTGTATTTTAATATGGTTTTATTTGTGTCTTCTGTCTTCATTCCAATAaaaattttgtaattttgtaaACTTAATGGTATTTTGGGTGTGCGCTTTATTTGCATAGCttctttttcttaccttttttaTATGTTTCTTTGCTATGCACTAAGTGGCACCCCGTCTATATTTGTTGTGCTTGAATAAGCCTTTTTGCCCGGCTGTAGTGCTCCCTGACCCAAACCCTCCTCGCACATCATATGTGACGTCCGCACTAAGTGGAATTCCACGTTGCATGTGCTGGAGAGGTTAggtgagcagcagcaggcagtaatggaattccagctgcatcaggcgcaaacgagTCGCACAGCTCTCAGGCCACACTTCACATGTGCCGAGTAGGTTTACATGAAGGACATCTGCTGTGTTTTGCGGCCCTTTCATGATTCCACTCTCATGTCGAGAGCGGATTATGCCATAGTCAGCATCACTGTAGCCCTCATATGCCACCTTGAAAAAACTATGCTAGGGATCAGGGATGCAGTtttggacgaggaggagggggaggaacaAATGCTGACAATGCCTTCTGTATCGGGACAGTCTACCCACAGCTCTATGGGTGGGTTGTTAGCCAGGCAGCATGGCAACTCACAAAGGTCCAGACAGGGGACACAttttgatgaagaggaggaggaagaattggAGGAGGAAGTAGTATGGCCAGAGGAGGGTAATACACTACACACTGGTAGTCATCATTTACAGCGAGgatggggggatacagaggagacagagagcatgcctcaagcaggggacagtgggtGTGGCCAGTCGGCAGTCTGCAACACATgagtgatttcatgctgcagtgccttcgAAACGAACGCCGTATTGCTCGCATTCTCAACACtgatgattactgggtggccagcttcctggatcctcgctaccgggaaaaCCTACAAACCCtgataacaccattgaaccgggatcaTAAAATGCAAGAGTTCCAAGACACACTGGTACATTCGATGATGTCctcatttccacctgagaggactaCTTTGAGTGTTTCACATGGCAGCTCAGTGCCTCCAGGATGGGGAGGAAGCCATCCACAGAGCAGGAGCAGCACCTCTGCAGAAGGCCAGTTCAGTCTTgccaaaatgtggcaaagttttgtgtgcccgcaacCACGTCATGCACCATCCCATACGGTTACATTCAGCAGGACGCAGCATTACAGTCAGATGGAGGCAGACTACATGTCCAGCCAAGTCAGTGTTGTCCCAGGATGGTTCTGCCCCTTTAAGTTTTGGGTCTCCAAGCTTGAtatatggccagagcttagccagtatgccttggaggtgctggcctgccccgcTGTCAGTGTGTTATCAGAGCGTGTCTTTAGCACCGCTGGTGGAGTCCTAACAGACCAACGCACGCACCTATCCACTGATAACGTTGACCACCTAACTTTTATAAAGATGAACCAGGCCTGCTGGACTCTGGCTGTGCTACTGGCAATTCAAATTCTCCTGTCCACCTACAATGAATCCTGTCTGCTTGGGCCTCAGCACTGCTAGCTGTTGCTTGGAAGTGCACGTAGCACAGTGAACACCCGCTGCCGTGTTGTcggggttcagcaacgcaagctggaCTCTGGCTGTGCTACTAGCGATTCAAATTCTGCTGTCCACCTA
This window harbors:
- the LOC143793514 gene encoding uncharacterized protein LOC143793514 isoform X1, with protein sequence MGAQCALAYANIFLGWWEETIVYCSDSFKRHVQHWHRFIDDVFFVWTGTEQECLDFLNELNCNSLNIIPTHSFSSDSATFLDLKISIRNKDLVTDLYRKATVTNSLLSDHHQDGSVRFITDFNDQWNRKIYPSARGGDHRKRLLQIESRWIFNLRSLSPTGLNEELLFNSFLG
- the LOC143793514 gene encoding uncharacterized protein LOC143793514 isoform X2; translation: MGAQCALAYANIFLGWWEETIVYCSDSFKRHVQHWHRFIDDVFFVWTATFLDLKISIRNKDLVTDLYRKATVTNSLLSDHHQDGSVRFITDFNDQWNRKIYPSARGGDHRKRLLQIESRWIFNLRSLSPTGLNEELLFNSFLG